The segment ACCGACTTCGCCAACGACGAAGCCGTCGGCTACCTCGCCGACCGCCTTAACCGCCTCGGCGTCGAGCAGGCCCTCGCCAAGGCCGGCGCCCAGGCGGGCGACGAGGTCGCCATCGGCCCCGAGGACAACGCCGTCGTCTTCGACTGGGAGCCCTCGCTCGCCGCCGGCGCCGAAATGCTCGGCCGCCGCGGCGAGGACCACCGCTTCGACGCCCCGCGTCCGGCCGCTCAGCGCCGTCGCGACCGTGACGCCGAACGGGACGACGTCCTGCGGGAGTTCGAGGAGTACAAGCCCTTCTGACGCGCCAGGCACGCTGCCCGGACCCCCGCCCCGGATCCCCGGACGGAGTCCGGGCAGTCGCCCGAAGCTCGTGAGGCCCCCTGGGGCCGAGCGATGCGAGGGAGACCGAGGAAGGTTCGGCCAAGCCCTTCTGACGCCCCGGCCACGCTGCCCGGACCCCCGCCCCGGACCCCCGCCCCGGATTTCCGGCGGGGGCCGGGGACGTCTCATGTTCGCCCTGTGTTCTTCTCAGTGAGTTCTCAGGTTCATGAATTACCGTCCCTTTGCCATGAGCGACGCAACCTCCAACCCCGCCTGTACCCCCGGCCCCCGCATCACTCCTGTGCCGCCGGGCACCCGGCTCGTGCACATAGGGCCCCACAAGACCGGGACGACCGCCATCCAGGGCGCGCTGTTCGAGGCGCGGGAGCGCCTCGCGGAGCATGGGGTGGAGTTTCCGGGAGACGACCGGCATCCGATGCACGCCGCGCTGGCGGTGACGGCGAGGCCGTCGATGATGGGGGACGCGGAGCCCGACGAGCGTCACTGGCGCAAGCTCGTGGACCAGGTGGACGCGACCGGCGACCGCACCGCGGTGATCAGCAGCGAGTTCTTCTCGGAGGCCGGTGAGGAGGCCATCGGCCGGATCATCGAGGACCTCGGCGGGGAGCGGGTGCACGTCGTGGTGACGCTGCGGCCGCTGGTGAGGATCATGCCGTCGCAGTGGCAGCAGTACGTCCAGAACGGCCTGCGCATGGGGTACGAGAACTGGCTCCACCACATGCTGCGCAAGGCGCCGTACGAGAAGCCGAACCCCAGCTTCTGGCGGCGGCACCGCCACGACCGGCTCATCGAGCGGTGGACGGCGGCGGTGGGCGCGGAGAATCTGACGGTGATCGTGGTGGACGACTCGGACCAGGAGATGATCCTGCGGTCGTTCGAGTCGCTGCTGGGGCTGCCGGAGCAGGTCCTGGTGCCGGTGCCCGATGCCGCCAACCGGTCGCTGACGCTCGGCGAGATCGAGATGGTGCGGCACTTCAACGTGGCGTTCCGCGGCAGTGAGCTGCCGGAGGCGATGTACTCGCGGCTGATCCGGTACGGGGCCGTGCCGCAGATGAAGACCAGCCGGACCCCGCCGGCGGGTGAGGCGAAGGTGACGACGCCGCAGTGGGCGGTGGAGGCGGCCGCGACGATCGGCGCCGAGATCGCGGAGCGGATCGGGGAGCTGGGGGTGCGGGTGGTCGGCGATCCGGGGCTGCTGCACAAGGTCCCGTCGGCCGCCGGGCCGGAGCGCGAGCCGTCCGCCCCGCAGATCGCGCCGGAGGCCGCCGCGCAGGCGCTGTTCGGTGTGCTGTCGGCCCAGGCCGGCCAGCCGGCGCCCGCCGGGAAGGGCAAGCCCGTGCAGGAGGTCCCCTCCGGCGAGCTGGTCAGGGTGCTGGCGCGGCGGACCCGCCGGCGCCTGAAGCGCGGTCTGCGGCGTAAGTGAGCGACGGGCGGGCGGTGGGCCTGGGGTGGACAATTCGGGGACAACCTGTAGGCGCTCTGTAGGCGCTTCACAGGGAAGCCGCGAAATCCAGTCAGCAAAACATCTGTGATGTGTGGAGTGCGTCACATCGGTCACCCTCTGTTTGCCCGTGGCCGTCTTGTCGGGTCAAGGTGAACCGCAGGTAGCCGACACATTCCGCGCGGGAGGTGTCCGCCTTGCTAGGTGGTAACACCGAATGCGACCATCGGTCCATCCCTCGTCATCGCAAGGTAGGTCTGTCTGTGTCCGAGCCCATAGCCAAGCCCCGCACCATCGCCGTCGTGCTGGCAGGCGGTACGGGTCAGCGTGTCGGTCTTTCGATCCCGAAGCAGCTGCTGAAGATCGCCGGCAAGGCGGTCATCGAGCACACGCTCGCGATCTTCGAGGCGGCGGAGGGCATCGACGACGTCTTCGTGCTGATGGCGCCGGGCTATGTGGGCGAGGTCGAGAAGATCGTCGCCAAGGCCGGACTCACCAAGGTCACCAAGATCATCGAGGGTGGCTCGACCCGCAACGAGACCACCGAGCGCGCGATCGCCGCGCTGAGCGAGGGCCTGGCCGAGGGCGAGGACCGCAATGTGCTGTTCCACGACGCGGTGCGCCCGCTGCTGTCGCAGCGCGTGATCAGCGACTGTGTGGCCGCGCTGGACCGCTACACGGCGGTCGACGTGGCCATCCCGTCGGCGGACACCATCATTGTCACCCGTACGCACGGCGGCGACGGCGAGTTCATCACGGACGTGCCGGACCGCTCCCGGCTGCGCCGCGGCCAGACCCCGCAGGCGTTCAAGCTGTCGACCATCCGGCGGGCGTACGAGGTCGCGGCGGGCGACCCGAACTTCCAGGCCACCGACGACTGCTCGGTGGTCCTGAAGTACCTGCCGGACGTGCCGATCTATGTCGTGCCCGGCGACGAGTACAACATGAAGGTCACCCAGCCGGTCGACGTCTTCATCGCCGACAAGCTGTTCCAGCTCGCCTCGCAGACCGCCCCGGACCAGGCGGACGACGCCGCGTACGGCCGGCTGCTGGCGGGCCGGACGCTGGTGGTCTTCGGCGGCTCGTACGGCATCGGCGCGGACATCGCCGAGCTGGCCAAGAAGTTCGGCGCCAGCGTGTACCCGCTGGGCCGCTCCACGACCGGTACGCACGTGGACAACCCGGAGCACGTGGACGACGCGCTGTCGAAGGCGTACGCGGAGACCGGCCGGATCGACTACGTCGTCAACACCGCCGGCGTGCTGCGCATCGGCAAGCTCGCGGAGACCGACAACGCCACGATCGAGGAAGCCCTGCGGGTGAACTACCTCGCGCCCGTCCAGATCGCCCGTGCGGCGCACAAGTACCTCGTTGAGACCAAGGGCCAGCTTCTTCTTTACACCTCCAGCAGCTACACCCGCGGCCGCGCCGAGTACAGCCTGTACTCCTCCACCAAGGCGGCCATGGTCAACCTCACCCAGGCGCTCGCCGACGAGTGGGCGGCGGACGGCATCCGCGTCAACTGCGTGAATCCGGAGCGCACCGCGACGCCCATGCGCACCAAGGCCTTCGGCCAGGAGCCCGCGGGCAGCCTGCTGTCCTCCGAGGCGGTCGCGCGCACCTCGCTGGACGTGCTGCTGTCCGCCCTGACGGGCCATGTGATCGACGTACGGCAGCAGGACCCGACAAAGGGAGCGGGCGCTTCCGGATTCGAGCATGCGCTGGCCGCCGTTTTGGCTCAGGGTGAGGAATCGTAGTAATATCTACTAAATTGTGAGTATTGGGTCCCCGGGAATGCCGTACGGTGTTTCCGGGGACCCGATCCATTGGCTCTGAAATTTGCGTTCCGTGAAAATTGCGTTCCGTTCCGCATTGAACCAATTCCACATTCCCAGGAGTGGGCACCTCGTGATATCCAAAGCCGTTCGCCTGGCCCGGGTCGACACCGGGGCCGAGCTGGCCGCCGCGCTGCTGCTGATGGTGAGCTACCCGCTCATAGTGGCCGCGGCCCTGCTCCCGAGTCTGTGGCTCTTCGTCACCGCGGGGGCGGTCAGCTACATCAGCGACTGGTATCTGCACCAGCGCGGCACATATCTGATCAACCGGCTCAGCAAGGCGCGCGCCGGTCTGTCCATCCGTGTCCTGACCCGCGAACTGATTGTCATCCTGTTCCTGGCGCGCACGGACATGGGCGACAAGTCGCTCTACTTCGCGGCCATTGTCTGCTTCCTGTGCTTCTACGCGCTCCAGGCTCCGCACAGCGCACTGCTGACGCTGATCCGCAACCGCCGCAAGCTGCCGTTCTCCACCCGCAACATCGACCTGAACGGGCTGTGGATCCCCAACGCCCCCTCCTACCGGCTCACCAACCGGGCCGCGGAGAAGATGCTGCACCTGGACCTGGCGGCCATGGTCGGTCTGATGATCTCCGCCGGGACCGACAACAGCGTCTACGGCTTCGTCGGCGGCGCGATCACCCTCCTGCTCGCCACGCTCTACGTCCTGGCCCTGCTGCCCTACCTGGGGGCCAAGCGGCTCCCCGCCAACACCGACAAGGCGCTGGCGTTCATGGACGGGTGGCTGCGCGACTACCGGCCGACCACCGTGCTGTTCTTCTCCGGCTCACCGGACTCGGCCTACCAGGTCAACATGTGGCTGGACACCATGGCGGAGCTGGACGGGCGCCCGCTGGTCATCCTGCGCGAGCGCTTCATCCTGCCGCAGCTGGCGGACACCGCCGTGCCGGTGCTGTGCGTGCCCGGCGCCGTGCACCTGATGAACATGGACCTGTCGTCGGTGCGGGTGGCCCTCTACCCGGCGAATGTCGGCAAGAACATCCACATGCTGCGCGAGCCCGACGTCAAGCACGTCTTCATCGGCCACGGCGACAGCGACAAGCTCGCCAGCGTCAACCCGTTCAGCAAGGCCTACGACGAGGTGTGGACGGCGGGCAAGGCCGGCCGGGACCGCTACGCGCTGGCGGATGTCGGGGTGCGGGACGAGGACATCGTCGAGGTCGGCCGGCCGCAGCTGGCCCGTATCGAGGCGGGGAGCGGCGAGGTCCCGGCCGACCGGATCCCGACCGTGCTGTACGCGCCCACGTGGGAGGGCTGGACGGACGAGCCGGGGAACACCTCGGTGATCCTGGCCGGCGAGAAGATCGTCCGCCGGCTGGTCGAGACCGAGCCGCCGGTCCGGGTGCTCTACAAGCCGCACCCCTTCACCGGCACCGTCAACCCCAAGGCCAAGCGGGCGCACGAGCGCATCCTCGCCCTGATGACCAAGGCCGCCGCCGAGCGCGCCGCCGACCCCCGGTTCGCCGAGCAGACGGCCGCCGGCGCCGCGGACCAGAGCGCCGCGCGCGCCGAGCTGGCCCGGATCGACGCCGCCCTGGCCGCGCTGGCCGCCTCCGGCTCGCAGGCCACCGACGACGCGGAGGCCTCGCGGGACGCGGCGGCCGACCAGGAGCGGGTCACGAAGGCGGCCCTGCTGCGCGAGGAGTGGAACGCCGCGTACTGGCGCTCCTTCGGCACATGGGAGCACCGCACCGTCAGCGGGCCGATGCCGCATCTGTACGACTGCTTCAACGTCGCCGACGCGATGGTCTCGGACATCTCCTCCGTGGTCTCCGACTTCATCGCCACCGGCAAGCCGTACGCCATCACCGACTCGGCCCAACTGGGCGAGACGGAGTTCAAGCGGCAGAACACCGCCGCCCGGGCCGCCCTGATCCTCGACAACAAGGCGTCCCGGATCGCCGAGCTCGTCACCGCGGTCACCGATGTGGCCCATGACCCGCTGCGTGCGGCCCGCGGCGACCTCAAGGACTACCTCCTCGGCCCCGACGAGCCCTCCTCGCTGGTGCGCTTCAACACCGCCGTCAAGGACCTCGCCGCCAAGGCGGATGCCCGGCTGGCGGGGCAGCGGCTGCTCGGCGAGCAGATCTCCGAGGCGGGGGAGGACGCCGTCGCCTCGGAAGGCCTCGCGGTGGAGGGTGGACTGGGTCCGGTCGCCGGGTGAACGCCGGTGATCGCGGTGGTTACCCGGAGGTCACCTTCTGTAAACCCTGCGATTGTCGGCCCTTCATGAAGTATGTAAGGATCGCGCAGGAGGGGTGGACAACCGCCCCATCAAACACGTACTCGGCGTTGGGACAAACACCGTGAAGGCTCTCGTTCTCTCGGGAGGGGCCGGCACCCGGCTGCGGCCGATCACCCACACTTCGGCGAAGCAGCTCGTGCCCGTGGCCAACAAGCCCGTGCTCTTCTACGGACTTGAAGCGATAGCCGACGCGGGCATCACCGAGGTGGGGATCATCGTCGGCGACACCGCCGACGAGATCCGCGAGGCGGTCGGCGACGGTTCCGAACTCGGGATCAAGGCCACGTACATCCCTCAGGACGCCCCGCTGGGCCTGGCGCACGCGGTGCTGATCGCCCGTGACTTCCTCGGCGACGACGACTTCGTGATGTACCTCGGCGACAACTTCATCGTCGGCGGCATCTCCGGGCTGGTCGACGAGTTCCGGGCCGAGCAGCCGGACGCGCAGATCCTGCTCACCCACGTGCCCAACCCGACGTCCTTCGGTGTGGCCGAGCTCGACGCGGCGGGCCGGGTCGTCGGGCTGGAGGAGAAGCCCAAGCAGCCCAAGAGCGACCTGGCGCTGGTCGGCGTCTACCTGTTCACCCCGGCGATCCACGAGGCGGTCCGCTCGATCGAGCCGTCCTGGCGCGGCGAGCTGGAGATCACCCACGCCATCCAGTGGCTCATCGACCAGAAGCGGGACGTGCGCTCCACCACGATCTCCGGCTACTGGAAGGACACCGGCAATGTCACCGACATGCTGGAGGTCAACCGGTCCGTCCTGGAGACCGTCGAGCCGGTCATCGAGGGCGACATCGACGACGCCAGCGAGATCATCGGCCGGGTGCGGATCGAGGCCGGCGCCCGGGTGACCGGCAGCCGGATCGTCGGCCCGGTCATCATCGGCCCGGGCACCGTCATCACGGACTCCTACGTCGGCCCCTTCACCTCGGTCTCCGAGGACTGCCGCATCGAGGACAGCGAGATCGAGTACTCGATCCTCCTGCGCGGCTCCTCCATCACCGGGGTGCGCCGCATCGAGGCCTCGCTGATCGGCCGCGATGTCGAGGTCACCCCGGCGCCCCGCAACCCCGCAGCCCACCGATTCGTCCTCGGCGACCACAGCAAGGTGCAGATATCCTCATGACGACCAAGATCCTTGTGACCGGCGGCGCCGGTTTCATCGGCTCCCACTACGTCCGTACGGTGCTCGGCCCGCAGGGTCCCGGCGACGTCAGCATCACCGTTCTCGACGCGCTGACGTACGCGGGCAACCCGGCCAACCTCGACGAGGTGCGCTCGCACCCGGGCTTCTCCTTCGTCGAGGGTGACATCTGCGACGCCGGTCTCGTCGCCAAGCTGATGGCCGAGCACGACCAGGTGGTGCACTTCGCCGCCGAGTCGCACGTGGACCGCTCCATCGACGGCGGCGGCGAGTTCGTCCGTACGAACGTGGTCGGCACCCACACGCTGATCAACGCCGCGCACCTGGCCGGAATCAAGACCTTCGTCCACATCTCCACCGACGAGGTCTACGGCTCCATCGACGAGGGCGCCTGGCCCGAGACGGACCCGCTGAAGCCCAACTCCCCGTACTCCGCGGCCAAGGCGTCCAGCGACCTGATCGCGCTGTCCTACCACCGCACCCACGGCCTGGACGTGCGGGTGACCCGCTGCTCCAACAACTACGGGCACCACCACTTCCCCGAGAAGGTCATCCCGCTGTTCGTCACGAACCTGCTGGACGGCAAGAAGGTCCCGCTGTACGGCGACGGCGCCAACGTCCGCGACTGGCTGCACATCGACGACCACGTGCAGGGCATCGAGCTGGTGCGCACCAAGGGCCGGGCCGGCGAGGTCTACAACATCGGCGGCGGCACCGAGCTGTCCAACAA is part of the Streptomyces sp. NBC_01262 genome and harbors:
- a CDS encoding bifunctional cytidylyltransferase/SDR family oxidoreductase produces the protein MSEPIAKPRTIAVVLAGGTGQRVGLSIPKQLLKIAGKAVIEHTLAIFEAAEGIDDVFVLMAPGYVGEVEKIVAKAGLTKVTKIIEGGSTRNETTERAIAALSEGLAEGEDRNVLFHDAVRPLLSQRVISDCVAALDRYTAVDVAIPSADTIIVTRTHGGDGEFITDVPDRSRLRRGQTPQAFKLSTIRRAYEVAAGDPNFQATDDCSVVLKYLPDVPIYVVPGDEYNMKVTQPVDVFIADKLFQLASQTAPDQADDAAYGRLLAGRTLVVFGGSYGIGADIAELAKKFGASVYPLGRSTTGTHVDNPEHVDDALSKAYAETGRIDYVVNTAGVLRIGKLAETDNATIEEALRVNYLAPVQIARAAHKYLVETKGQLLLYTSSSYTRGRAEYSLYSSTKAAMVNLTQALADEWAADGIRVNCVNPERTATPMRTKAFGQEPAGSLLSSEAVARTSLDVLLSALTGHVIDVRQQDPTKGAGASGFEHALAAVLAQGEES
- a CDS encoding glucose-1-phosphate thymidylyltransferase, translating into MKALVLSGGAGTRLRPITHTSAKQLVPVANKPVLFYGLEAIADAGITEVGIIVGDTADEIREAVGDGSELGIKATYIPQDAPLGLAHAVLIARDFLGDDDFVMYLGDNFIVGGISGLVDEFRAEQPDAQILLTHVPNPTSFGVAELDAAGRVVGLEEKPKQPKSDLALVGVYLFTPAIHEAVRSIEPSWRGELEITHAIQWLIDQKRDVRSTTISGYWKDTGNVTDMLEVNRSVLETVEPVIEGDIDDASEIIGRVRIEAGARVTGSRIVGPVIIGPGTVITDSYVGPFTSVSEDCRIEDSEIEYSILLRGSSITGVRRIEASLIGRDVEVTPAPRNPAAHRFVLGDHSKVQISS
- the rfbB gene encoding dTDP-glucose 4,6-dehydratase yields the protein MTTKILVTGGAGFIGSHYVRTVLGPQGPGDVSITVLDALTYAGNPANLDEVRSHPGFSFVEGDICDAGLVAKLMAEHDQVVHFAAESHVDRSIDGGGEFVRTNVVGTHTLINAAHLAGIKTFVHISTDEVYGSIDEGAWPETDPLKPNSPYSAAKASSDLIALSYHRTHGLDVRVTRCSNNYGHHHFPEKVIPLFVTNLLDGKKVPLYGDGANVRDWLHIDDHVQGIELVRTKGRAGEVYNIGGGTELSNKELTGLLLEACGADWDTSVEYVEDRKGHDRRYSVDCTKISTELGYTPRKDFATGLAETVAWYRDNRAWWEPLKERAALS